Proteins co-encoded in one Anabas testudineus chromosome 8, fAnaTes1.2, whole genome shotgun sequence genomic window:
- the lrrc4ba gene encoding leucine-rich repeat-containing protein 4B — translation MRIATLTCLPSPSPFLFLLAQLLLRLLLPGPELVGATSSCPSLCTCSNQASRVICTRQNLEEVPESISVNTRYLNLQENSIQVIKSDTFKHLRHLEILQLSKNQIRQIEVGAFNGLPNLNTLELFDNRLTLVPSHAFEYLSKLRELWLRNNPIETLPGYAFHRVPSLRRLDLGELKKLDFISDAAFVGLINLRYLNLGMCGLKDIPKLTALVRLEELELSGNRLEIIRPGSFQGLVSLRKLWLMHSQVSVIERNAFDDLKNLEELNLSHNSLHSLPHDLFTPLHQLERVHLNHNPWVCNCDVLWLSWWLKETVPSNTTCCARCHAPPFLKGKYIGELDQSHFTCYAPVIVEPPTDLNVTEGMAAELKCRTSTSTTSVNWITPNGTLMTHGSYRVRISVLHDGTLNFTNVTLRDTGQYTCMVTNAAGNTTATAVLNVTAADASVNYTYFTTVTVETVENAGDDEVALVTTNKTFMHVPTTTSSLSVGWSSSSPRATQPTFTVPITEPGFSGLDDVMKTTKIIIGCFVAITFMAAVMLVVFYKLRKQHQLHKHHGPARAIEIINVEDELGAGASGRGSGISGGSTVTQNGNSGIGGGQTLRLHHPEIVNLPNLARSEHLNHYYKTHHFNNNIKGLGLSTGSGMGLNNNPSPCSQSQNTISCSQVPTTTGGTLTGGTLPSSLPLPQLGLHSSLKGLMGKGQNEPLLFKSGSKENVQETQI, via the exons ATGCGCATCGCCACGCTGACCTGCCTTCCCAGCCCTTCCCCCTTCCTTTTTCTATTGGCCCAGCTGCTACTGCGGTTACTCCTACCTGGGCCGGAGTTGGTGGGAGCCACCTCCTCCTGCCCCTCCCTCTGCACCTGCTCCAACCAGGCCAGCCGAGTCATCTGCACCAGGCAAAACCTGGAGGAGGTGCCGGAAAGCATATCAGTCAACACACGATACCTCAACCTGCAGGAGAACTCGATACAG GTAATCAAGTCAGACACCTTCAAGCATTTGAGGCACCTTGAGATCCTCCAGCTTTCCAAGAATCAGATCCGTCAGATTGAAGTCGGAGCATTCAATGGCCTGCCCAACCTCAACACATTGGAGCTCTTTGACAACCGACTCACACTGGTGCCATCACATGCCTTTGAGTACCTCAGCAAGCTGCGGGAGCTGTGGCTGCGCAACAACCCTATTGAGACTCTTCCAGGCTATGCCTTCCACCGCGTGCCCTCGCTACGTCGCTTGGACCTGGGTGAGCTCAAGAAGTTGGATTTCATCTCTGACGCAGCTTTTGTGGGCCTCATCAATCTACGATACCTGAACTTGGGCATGTGTGGGCTGAAGGACATTCCCAAACTGACTGCCCTTGTGCGtttggaggagctggagctgtcAGGAAACCGGCTGGAGATCATCCGACCTGGATCCTTCCAGGGCCTGGTGTCTCTCCGTAAGCTGTGGCTAATGCACTCACAGGTTTCTGTCATTGAACGCAACGCCTTTGACGACCTGAAGAATCTGGAAGAGCTCAACCTTTCCCATAACTCCTTGCACTCCTTGCCCCATGACCTCTTCACTCCCCTTCACCAGCTGGAGAGGGTACACCTTAACCACAACCCCTGGGTCTGCAACTGTGATGTGCTTTGGCTTAGCTGGTGGTTGAAAGAGACGGTGCCCAGCAACACCACCTGCTGTGCCCGTTGCCATGCTCCCCCATTCTTAAAGGGCAAGTACATTGGAGAGCTTGACCAGAGCCACTTCACATGCTATGCACCTGTCATTGTGGAGCCACCTACAGACCTCAATGTTACTGAGGGTATGGCTGCTGAGCTGAAGTGTCGCACAAGCACCTCCACGACGTCTGTCAACTGGATCACCCCCAATGGTACTCTAATGACCCATGGCTCTTACCGGGTGCGGATATCCGTCCTGCATGATGGCACACTCAACTTCACAAATGTCACCCTGCGAGACACAGGGCAGTACACCTGTATGGTTACCAATGCTGCTGGCAATACCACAGCAACTGCTGTCCTCAATGTCACTGCTGCTGACGCCAGTGTCAACTACACCTACTTTACAACAGTCACTGTGGAAACAGTGGAGAATGCAGGGGATGATGAGGTTGCATTGGTCACCACCAATAAAACCTTCATGCATGTTCCTACTACAACCTCCTCTCTGTCAGTTGGCTGGTCGTCCTCCTCTCCTCGGGCAACCCAACCCACCTTCACTGTGCCCATCACTGAGCCAGGCTTCTCAGGCCTGGATGATGTGATGAAGACCACCAAAATCATCATTGGCTGCTTTGTAGCCATTACTTTCATGGCAGCAGTGATGCTGGTGGTGTTCTACAAGCTGAGGAAGCAACACCAGTTGCACAAACACCACGGCCCCGCTCGCGCCATCGAGATAATCAATGTGGAGGATGAGCTGGGGGCTGGTGCCAGTGGTCGGGGCAGTGGCATCTCAGGAGGCTCCACTGTAACACAGAATGGGAACAGTGGAATAGGAGGGGGGCAGACCCTTAGGCTGCACCACCCAGAAATAGTCAACCTGCCGAATCTCGCCAGATCGGAGCATCTCAACCACTACTACAAAACCCATCacttcaacaacaacataaagggTCTGGGCCTGAGCACGGGTTCTGGAATGGGCCTCAACAACAACCCCTCACCTTGCTCTCAGTCTCAAAACACGATATCCTGCTCCCAGGTTCCAACCACCACTGGGGGCACACTCACTGGTGGCACCCTACCTTCCTCTTTACCGCTGCCCCAGTTGGGTCTCCACAGTTCTCTGAAAGGCCTAATGGGGAAAGGCCAGAATGAGCCGCTGCTTTTTAAGAGCGGCTCCAAGGAAAATGTGCAAGAGACTCAAATCTGA